In Lolium rigidum isolate FL_2022 chromosome 7, APGP_CSIRO_Lrig_0.1, whole genome shotgun sequence, the DNA window AAAAACGAAATGTCACTATATATACGTTAGAAAAAATATGGGACAGCTTAGACATCAATGCATTGTCGAGGATCTGCGACTGTTTTGATCGATATGAATATGCTACTAGTAAAATTTTGGCAAATTATATATGCAATCATGAAAAAGGTGTTTTACTTTTCTTGTTATTTCAACAATATATCTGAGTAATATGTTTATATATCTTCAGTTCAAGTTCAGAACGGGTGACTATAAGTTCTTTTAGGACACATGTATTTTGAGATGATAAAAAATACAATGATGTTTTTTTTAGGGAAAAAATATACTGATGTTGTTTAGCTAGCACAAGTATTATGCTACCGATTAATAGTTCTGAGTGGACTAAGTATATCTAATATTTTTGTAATTTATAAGGACGGAACATTAAGATTTAAGAATATGGAGGGAAAGAGTTGCTAATCGTTGGATTTGAAATTAAGCAACAATGGTTGATAACTGCGAGGAACGCACGTTGAAACCTGACAACTCCTGACTGATCTGCTCCACAAAACCAAACGCTCAATATTGGCATTTAAGAGGAGCTAGGCTGTAATTTTTTAGGTTGTCAATGGTTGTATACAAAAAGAAATATTGGAAATTAGGAGGTGTCTGATCCATGAAGAAGATGATTAACTATCCTATTAAGTTATTCAACCATAGAGGCTCCAATTCTCGCTTATATCGTTTTGGCTAATTTACTCAAGTATGGTATAATACTAGCACAAATAATTCAAGCTAATATCAATATAACTATGGGAGTGACTTTCCCAAGAGCAACTTAAAATTATATATTTCTCACCCAGCCGCTGATAATTATTCCATCAAGTTCTTCGCGTATCTTTTGCAGTTGCACGAAAGTCATTGTCTAGATCGGATGAGTCTCGGCGGCGATTCAGAACCATTTATTTCTCGATCTTCCGAGATATATATAAAAAATGCATAATACTACAATAATGAACTATCTCCAAACAAGTTACAACACAATTACCCACAGCAAGTAATTCAATCACAATGCTACAATTTCCAGATGCAACAGATCGAAAATAACAAATTCTTTTATTTAATCAAATACAGCGGTACATCATGAGAACTTTGCATAATCGGACTCACAAACATGTGAGGACTGAGGAGTAACACATCAAGCACACACACCGAAATCCATAAGCAACGCATGTAAGGATGCGTGCATGCATGTACGTGGAGCTCTAGGAGTTCACTAGTACATGTTCTCCGAAATCAATTCAAATCACACATAAGAAAAGCAAATGATGATTATGCAAAACACACAATTGGGTAGGAGGTGGTACTTGAAATAGCCAATCATGTACGCATGCTGGCGCGTGTCCATGCACGTGCGGCGCGCGGATGCACCGGCCGGGTTCAGTTGGGGCACTGGAAGCCGGAGGGGACGTTCCTGCCGCAGTTGTTGAGGACGAGGCTGAGACTGATAGGCAGGTTCAGGTTGATGCCTAGAAGGTTGAGCCTGAGCGCCGTGCACAGGCACACCGCCGCCTCTAGGTCCACCAGCCCCTGTAACAGCGAGCAGCACGGCAGCACAGGCGGACTCCCCAGAGTCACGTTCAGCAGCCCGAGCACGTTCGCGCAGACGCCCAGTTTCAGCGCGTCCACCGGGCACTGGGTAGCGTTGTTATTCCCGCCGCCGCCATTGCCGCCACCTCCGTTTCCGCCACCACCGTTTCCGCCACCACCATTTCCGCCGCCACCGTTCCCGCCTCCACCACCATTGCCGCCGCCACCACAGTTGCCGCCACAGTTgccgcctcccccgccccctcctccgccacccCCGTTTCCGCCGCCACCTCCGTTCCCGCCGCCACCACAGTTGCCGCCGCAGttgccgcctccccctccccctcctccgccaccgccaccactccCACCCCCGCCGCTGCCCCCGCTTGGAGGGCAGGGACGTCCGGTGGCATTGGCGAAGGTGAAGAAGAGAATGTTCAGGGCCAGGAGcgtacactactagaaaaacaggcttccggtgagccccataagtcgcgaaggtaaacgaaccgcgactaatggtacctttagtcgcggttcgggaggcgaaccgcgaccaaaggcctgggcccagggcgctcggtggccagccgttgcacgtgggggctttagccgcggttggccgggccaaccgcgactaaaggtgcccgaaggcctttagtcgcggttggcctggccaaccgcggctaaagccgccccccctatatatacccacccagcagccaacacttagccatttggtgccattttcttcacaagcttcacaagtgggtgttaggtttgcttttggttcctcttatgcacataaggtgtttgatgaaatgccccaagagcatgaaacaaacatgatatgaagtgttggagccacacttgaactttctcatttattttttcctcctcgatcgcggttagcaacttgaacctttgatgtgtcgttgataaaatgtgcatgtgtgtgtagttcattgtttaatttatattgtttgtagctagttagtttaacaaatgcatgatggttaattatatattttatattataataatgcagatgaatcgacaatggatgtacggtaaccgactctccggcgagttcgagtacgggtttgaatgatttcctcgtagtggctaatgcgaacaagcaggggggttttgttatctgtccatgtgttaaatgtaagaatcagaagggttactcttcctcaagagatgttcagctgcacctgcttcggcacggtttcatgccaagctataattgttggaccaagcatggagaaagaggggttataatggaagaagatgaagaaggggatgatttcatcgatgaaagctatcttgctcatttcggtgatactttcatggaggatgctgaaggtgaaggggaaggtgaaggggaaggtgaagaagaggcacgtgatgatcccgttgatgatcttggtcggaccattgctgatgcacgtagtcgctgcgaaactgaaaaagagagggagaatttggatcgcatgttagaggatcacaggaaggcgctgtaccccggatgcgatgatggtctgaaaaagctgggctgcacactggatttgctgaaatggaaggcacaggcaggtgtagctgactcggcatttgaagacttgctgaaaatgttgaagaatatgtttccaaagaataacgagttgcccgccagtacgtacgaagcaaagaaggttgtctgccctctaggtttagaggttccgaagatacatgcatgcatcaacgactgcatcctctaccgcggtgaatacgagaatttgaatgaatgcccggtatgcactgcattgcgttataagatcagaggcgatgaccctggtgacgatgttgagggccagaaacccaggaagaaggttcccgccaaggtgatgtggtatgctcctataataccacggttgaaacgtctgttcaggaacaaagagcatgccaagttgttgcgatggcacaaagaggaccgtaagtcggacggggagttgagacaccccgcagatggaacgcaatggagaaagatcgacagagagttcaaagattttgcagccgacgcaaggaacataagatttggtctaagtacggatggcatgaatccttttggcgagcagagctccagccatagcacctggcccgtgactctatgcatctacaaccttcctccttggttgtgcatgaagcggaagttcattatgatgccggtgctcatccaaggtccgaagcaacccggcaacgacatcgatgtgtacctaaggccattagttgatgagcttttacagctgtggggcagacctggtgtccgtgtgtgggatgagcacaaagaagaggaatttgacctacgagcgttgcttttcgtaaccatcaacgactggcctgctcttagtaacctttcgggactgtcaaataagggatacaatgcatgcacgcaccgcttacatgagactcaaagtgtacatttgccaaattgtaagaagaacgtgtaccttgggcatcgtcgatttcttccgaaaggtcatccagtaagaaagaaaggcaagcattacaacggcaaggctgatcaccggccgaagcctgcggaacacactggtgctgaggtatttgatatggtcaaggatttgaaagtcatctttggaaagggtcctcggcggacaatcagttccgaagggagctgacgggcacgtagccatgtggaagaagaaatctatattcgggagctagaatattggaaagtcctagaagtccgctccgcaatcgacgtgatgcacgttacgaagaatatttgcgtgaacatcctaagcttcttgggcgtgtatgggaagtcaaatgatacaaaggaagcacgacaggaccaagcaaagtttgaaagaccccgatgacctcgtatccggaacggtttcaaggtcgtgccagctacgctccgaccaaagaagagaaggtcatcttttttgaatgcctgagcgagtatgaaggtcccgtcgagattctcgtccaatataaagggaataataaacatggcggagaaaaagttccaaaacctgaagtctcacgaccgccacgtgattatgacgcaattgcttccgattgctttgaggggctcctgccggaaaatgttcgagtagccattgtgaagctatgtgcattcctcaatgcaatctctcgaaggtaatcaatccgaagttctaccacggttacagtaacgatgtggtccaatgtcttgtcgcttcgagttggtgttcccgccatccttcttcaatattatgacgcacctcccggttcacctagtcgatgagatttccattctcggtcccgtatttctacacaatatgttcccttcgagaggttcatgggagtattaaagaaatatgttcgtaaccgtgctaggccgtaaggaagcatcgccaagggctatggaaatgaggaggtaattgagttttgtgttgactttgttcccgaccttaagccgattggtcttcctcaatcgcggcacgaggggagactaagtggaaaaggcacgatcggaaggaaatcaacgatatgtatggacggccattctccgatcgaagcacaccacacgcttccgaccaattccagcttggtggctccgtactttgagaaacacaagaatattttacgctcggacaaccccgggaagcctgaatcccggattaggaaggcccacatggagactttcggcagcttggttgagaaaacatttaatgagtgacaataaggttgtagatcagctcgtacatgttggccaagacaccatcttcgactataacgactttccaagggtacgagataaatgggaatacattttacacgatcgcccaagataaaaagagcaccaaccaaaacagtggtgtccgctttgatgcaagcaaccgagaatgggcaaaaggtcacatattatggttacatagaggagatatgggaacttgactatggaccctcctttagggtccctttgttccggtgcaaatggttcaagctaacaggaggtggggtaacggtggaccagcaatacggaatgacaatggtggatttcaacaatcttggttaccttgacgaaccattcgtcctagcgaaagatgtcgctcaggttttctatgtgaaggacatgagtagcaaaccgaggaaacggaaagataagaaaacgatcagtacatcatgcgatgattcaaagcgccacattgttctttcagggaaaagaaacatcgtgggagtggaggacaagacagtacatgtcggaagattataatatgtttgctgaaattccgcccttcaaagtgaacaccgacccaagcattaagttaaatgatgaggatgctccatggatacggcacaatcgtaagcaagctgtggacacaagggaagaaatgatgtgtaataatttattattgtaccaaactttgttgaatgaatcatgtgaattatattacccgtgatgtgtttggtgtccattttcgaatgattcaattgactcgagatagcactgatgatacatgaaatttggagtgactaagtcatactcctgcatacatgaaaattggagtgactaagtcatactactgcatacaggaaatttggagtgactaagtcatactcccgcatacatgaaatttggagtgatttagtcatactcctgcctaggcgtataatatgcatactcgtagtcttcatagccgccgccgttgtactcggtagtcgtcgccttctaagttgccgcgtcgtcgccgctgccgctgtcgtcgccgctcgtcgggcggcgctcgtggctcgaaccgagggtagcgcaggcgggggatatcgccggccatgatgtagtccatgacgctccgcagagtccggccgtaccaccatagccgacggccggcctcgtggaagtttccagggaggcggaccgtcctcctcatacccggcgagcgccctctcacgccgattgatgaagaaggcgttccaagtatgctggttatcgggatgccggcggggattcatccgctgctccggcgtgaggtcgaggtagtagtggttcgtgatggccgcccggcgcgcagcacccgagggacgggagggaccggcacgccgccggcgcttaggctccggcccggcagggacgcggtagcccggtgggcaagggtagttcgaggcgcaaagctcctccacctgccggtaggttagagtgggtgcggtggaagccatgagagagtgatgagagattgtagagatgtgataatgctcgctagccgggctacatatatgtagtgagaaatggcggggaaaatgggagcgggaagacaggaggcgggaagaaagtggcgggaagaaagtggcgggaagaaagaggcgggaagacagggaagaaatggcgggaagacgaggcgggaagaggggtcggcggaaagaaagaggcgggaagagggggccaacgagaagacaagaggcggccgggaagaactggtgggaagagggaagatttttaaatgaattagttttatttttctgaattttttgatatattatttgaatttttaaaatttttaaatgaattagttttattttattgaattttttgatatattacttgtatttttaagatttttaaatgaattagttttatttttctgaattttttgatatattagttgtatttttaagatttttaaatgaattagttttatttttctgaattttttgatatattatttgtatttttagcatttagaaatgaattagttttattttcttgaattgtttgatatattatttgtatttttaacatttataaataaattagttttatttttctgaattttttgatatattatttgtattattaatATTTTGgaataaattagttttattttcctgaattttttgtatttttaagaattttgaaaatgataagtattatgaaaaagacctttagtcgcggttgggctcgccaaccgcgactaaagggtatttccgCGGGAAATCTCGAAACCGCCGAAaaatgagctttagtcgcggttgggctcaccaaccgcgactaaaaggctaccctttagtcgcggttggtgagcccaaccgcgactaaagctcaatGCCTATAAAACGAGCGCGCCCGCGCGCCGgttcacttcatcttcttcctctcgaaCGCCGACAGGCTGCGCCGATCGACCTCCGCTGCCGCCGCGCGCCGTCGACTCCACGCGCCGCCGAACGTCTGCGCCCTTCCTCctctcgccgaccgccgccgccctcgatcGTCGACGCCGTCGCCGCGGAAGTACGTACCTGTGTGCCGCCCCCCGCCCCCATGCATgctcctcgccgcgccgccccctgctcctcgccgcgccgccgccgccggagggaagagagagggagaggaaggcgCGCGGCCGGCAGATCGATACCGGCCGGCGGCCGCGCCGCGCGGGGGAGAGAGAGGCAGGCCGGGGTCGCGCCAGTACACGGCGCCCCTGCCTCTCGatctctcttttttttgttttttttttaacttagcaaaaaaaaaacttagcaaAAAAAAATAACAGCATATTAATGTATATAATATTTAACGGGGCAAAAAAACTTAACATGCATGAAAAACGGCATATTAATGTATATAATATTTAACAGCAAAAAAAAACTTAGCAAAAAAAACGGCAAAATAACTTAACATGCATGAAAGGGGCGCCGGCCGCCGGATTTTTTctgtttttacttttttttgttctt includes these proteins:
- the LOC124671500 gene encoding glycine, alanine and asparagine-rich protein-like; the protein is MGAGGGTQCTLLALNILFFTFANATGRPCPPSGGSGGGGSGGGGGGGGGGGGNCGGNCGGGGNGGGGGNGGGGGGGGGGGNCGGNCGGGGNGGGGGNGGGGNGGGGNGGGGNGGGGNGGGGNNNATQCPVDALKLGVCANVLGLLNVTLGSPPVLPCCSLLQGLVDLEAAVCLCTALRLNLLGINLNLPISLSLVLNNCGRNVPSGFQCPN